From Piliocolobus tephrosceles isolate RC106 chromosome 16, ASM277652v3, whole genome shotgun sequence, the proteins below share one genomic window:
- the CCL1 gene encoding C-C motif chemokine 1: MQIITTALVCLLLAGMWPQDVDSKSMQVPVSRCCFSFVEKEISLRAIQCYRNTSSSCSKEGLIFKLKRGNEVCALNQARWVQNHIKKLSHCLPKRK, translated from the exons ATGCAGATCATCACCACGGCCCTGGTGTGCTTGCTGCTAGCTGGGATGTGGCCACAAGACGTGGACAGCAAGAGCA TGCAGGTACCCGTCTCCAGATGTTGCTTCTCATTTGTGGAGAAAGAGATTTCCCTGAGGGCAATCCAGTGTTACAGAAATACCAGCTCCAGCTGCTCCAAGGAGGGCTTAAT ATTCAAGCTGAAGAGAGGCAATGAGGTCTGCGCCTTGAACCAGGCTAGATGGGTTCAGAATCACATTAAAAAGCTGAGTCACTGCCtgccaaaaagaaaatga